A window of Microbacterium lushaniae genomic DNA:
GCGTGCGCTTCGTGCCGACCTCGAGCATGGGCATCGACGACGTGCTCAACCGCCTCGCATCGCTGGATGCCCTGATCCTCCCGCACGGCATCGCGGCCGACCGTCCGTGCATGGACCTGTGGCGCGACGATTGGGTGGTCCTCGCCGCCGCCGACAATCCGCGCGTGCACCCGACGCTGAGCCTGGAGACGCTGTCCGCGTCGCCGTGGGTGTTCACCTACCAGACGCGCGTGTCGTTCACGGCGGTGGGGCGTCAGCTCGAGCAGCTCGGCCTGCAGCCGCGCATCGAGGCCATCGTGGAGAGCTTCTCGCTCCTGCCGCTGTACGTCGCCGGCACGGATCGTCTCGCGCTGATCCAGCGCAAGCTCGCCCCGCGCGTGCAGGGGCTCGGCGGGGTGGCGGTGTGCGAGCTGCCGTTCGAACCCGTTCCGCTCATCGAGGCGCTGTGGTGGCATCCCGCGCACGAGAACGATCCCGAG
This region includes:
- a CDS encoding LysR family transcriptional regulator, which translates into the protein MPDDPLLSRLDLNLLVALDALLTERNVTRAAERLRLSQPSLSAALARLRVHFDDPLLARRGNTYELTPLAARLPEHTADALNAVRRVFESQSRWDPSESSRTFTVHGSDYALTVIGPAVSRLASAQAPGVRVRFVPTSSMGIDDVLNRLASLDALILPHGIAADRPCMDLWRDDWVVLAAADNPRVHPTLSLETLSASPWVFTYQTRVSFTAVGRQLEQLGLQPRIEAIVESFSLLPLYVAGTDRLALIQRKLAPRVQGLGGVAVCELPFEPVPLIEALWWHPAHENDPEHEWLRGLFTEAVRDLA